The Candidatus Epulonipiscium sp. DNA window TCTATACATAAGACTAATTTAGAAGGGAGAAACACACTATATGTCTAGAACATTTTCAACAGACTTAGCTGGACGCAAACTCGTAGTTGAAATAGGCAAAGTAGCAGAATTGGCTAATGGTGCTGCCATTGTAAGATATGGAGATACAGTAGTTTTAGTTACGGCGACAGCTTCAGATAAACCAAGAGAAGGAATAGACTTTTTTCCATTAAGCGTTGATTACGAAGAGCGGTTATATGCAGTTGGTAAGATTCCTGGAGGATTTATAAAAAGAGAAGGGAAGCCAACAGAAAAAGCAATACTTACTTCAAGGGTTATTGACCGTCCGATTAGGCCGTTATTCCCTAAAGATTATCGTAATGATGTTTCGGTTGTATCTACGGTTCTCTCCGTAGACCAAGATTGTAGCCCAGAAATAGCTGCGATGATAGGATCTTCCATTGTACTTTCTATATCTGACATTCCGTTTTTTGGACCTACAGGCTCTGTTAATGTGGGTTATGTAGATGGGGAAATAGTAATCAATCCTACCTCGGAACAAAGGGAAGTGAGCACTCTTTCTTTAACGGTGTCTTCTACAAAGGATAAGGTAATGATGATAGAAGCAGGGGCAGATGAAATCGAGGATAGTATTATGTTAGAGGCAATCTTTAGGGGTCATGAAGAAAACCAAAAGATTGTAAAATTCATAGAAGAAATCCAAGCAGAATGTGGAAAGCCAAAACATGATTACGAAAAGCACGAAATTCCCCAAGAAATATACAATGCAGTTAAGGCTTTAGTAAGTGGGGAAGAAATGGAAGCAGCTGTTTTCACCGATGATAAGCAACAAAGGGACGAGCAGATGAAAGCCCTTACAGAAAAAGTTATGGCGTATTTTATGGAAAACAACCCTGAATACGAACCTTATATCAATGAAGCAATATATAAATACGAAAAAGAAACAGTTAGAAAGATGATTTTAAAAGATAATAAACGTCCTGATGGAAGGTCACTAGAAGAAATTAGATCCCTTTCAGCAGAGGTAGATATCCTTCCAAGAACCCATGGTTCTGCTATATTCAAAAGAGGACAAACTCAGGTTTTAACCGTAACAACCCTAGGAGCTATGGGAGATGTACAAATATTAGATGGTCTAGATGCCCTAGAAGATACCAAACGGTACATGCATCATTATAATTTTCCATCCTATTCTGTAGGAGAAACAAGACCTTCAAGAGGCCCAGGAAGACGAGAAATCGGTCATGGGGCTTTGGCAGAAAGGGCACTTCTTCCTGTTATCCCTAGTGAAGAGGAATTTCCCTATGCTATCCGTCTGGTTTCAGAAGTATTAAGCTCTAACGGCTCCACTTCCCAAGCCAGTGTATGTGGTAGCACATTGTCTTTGATGGCGGCAGGGGTACCGATTAAAGCTCCTGTAGCAGGGATTTCTGTAGGCCTTATAACGGGGGAAAGTGACGATGATTTTGTACTTCTTACCGATATACAAGGGCTTGAAGACTTTTTTGGAGACATGGACTTTAAAGTTGCCGGGACCCATAAAGGAATTACTGCAATACAAATGGATATGAAAATCCAAGGACTAACAAAAGAAATCATAGAACAATCATTACAACAAACCAAAAGAGCAAGGGCATACATCCTAGACGAAGTTATGTTAAGGGCTATTCCTGAACCTAGAAAATCCTTGTCCTCCTATGCTCCGCAGATTGTTAGAACCAATGTGGACCCTGAAAAAATCAGTGAAATTATTGGGCCTAGGGGAAAAACTATTAATAAGATTATTGATGAAACAGGGGTAAAAATCGATATCGAAGATGATGGACGCATATTCATATGCGGTGTAGATTCCGAAAGGGTAAAAAAAGCTCTATCCATTATAGAAGGTATTACAAAAGAAATTGAACCGGGGGAAATATACCTTGGTAAGGTAGTTAAAATTATGAACTTTGGTGCATTTGTTGAGGTTGCACCAGGAAAAGAAGGCTTGGTTCATATATCAAAGTTAGCCCATGAACATGTTAAAAATGTTGAAGATGTTGTTCATGTGGGAGATGAAATACTAGTTAAAGTAACAGATATAGATAAGCAAGGAAGGATTAACTTATCTAGAAAAGACACCCTTCCAAAACCTGAAAAGGAAGAAACCAAAGAACAAACCAAAGAATAAACATAAACCCAGAGGTTTATGTTTTCTTGTATTATTCTTTATTTTTCATAAAAGAGGTTATAATAAATCAATAGAATTGTAATTAAAAAGGAGAACCCCATGTTTGAGCTTAAAAAATTACCCAATGGTGTTACCATCGTAGCAGAAAAACTGCCCTTTGTTCGTTCGATTGCTTTTGGACTTTGGGTTGGCAATGGCTCCCGCCATGAGGAAAACTATGAAAATGGCATTTCTCATTTTATCGAACATATGATGTTTAAGGGCACAAAAGACAGAACCTCAAAGGAAATTGCAGATGAAATGGATTCCATTGGAGGGCAACTTAATGCCTATACAACTAAGGAATACACCTGTTATTATTTTAGATCCTTAGATAATCATTTTAACCAAGCTTTAGATATACTTACAGATATGTTTTTTAATTCTCATTTTGAGGATAAGGAAATTAAAAAAGAAAAAGGGGTTATACTAGAAGAAATCAATATGTATGAAGACTCTGCAGAAGAATTGGTTCATGATTTAATGCAGGAAGCCGTATGGCCTAATAATCCCTTAGGGAAACCCATCCTCGGAACTCATAAAACTATAGAAAACTTTGATAATGAGAGATTGATATCCTTCTATAAGAAAAGATATCGTCCGGAAAACACAGTAATAGCAGTGGCAGGGAATTTTAATTACGAGGAAATGATAAATACAATAGAAGAAAAATTTAGCCATTGGACCTTTGGGGATAAGGAGGATAATCCTCTTATGACCCCAAAATACATCCCAAAAATAATAAGCAAATCAAAGGATATAGAACAAGTACACCTATGCTTAAGTTTTCCTGGTATCCCTTCAGACTCAAAATTCGTATATAGCCTAATTATATTAAATACCATATTAGGAGGGGGAATGAGTTCAAGGCTTTTCCAAAAAATTAGGGAAGATAGGGGTATGGCTTACTCCATCTACTCCTATCCTACTAATTATAAAGATACGGGGCTGTTTACCATCTATGCTGGGATGAATCCTCTGCAAACTTTAGAGGCAATCGAACTAATTATGAAAGAAATAGAAGCAATCAAAAAAGAGCAAATATCTATAGAAGATCTAATAAGGACAAAGGAACAATTAAAAAGTAGTTATATTATGGGACTGGAAAGTACTAGCAGTAGGATGTCTAGCATAGGAAAATCTCAACTACTATTAAATAGGATTAATACACCGGATGAAATTATTCGAAGGGTGGATGAAGTCACCATGGAAAAAAATCATCATGTTATAGAGAGAGTATTTGATTTTTCTCAAATTAGCTTATCTTTAGTGGGAAAAATAGAACATGTGGATATTAAGGAGATTAAAAAAATATGTCTGATGCATTAAAAATAAAAATAAAAAGGTTGGAGGGAGCAGAAGATATCCCACTGCCCCACTATATGACAAGGGAATCTGCAGGGATGGATCTTTATGCCAATATAGAAAAAGAAATAACCTTAAAAAAAGGAGCCATTAAGCTAATTCCAACAGGAATTTGTATTCAACTTCCTAGGGGGTACGAAGCCCAAATTCGACCTAGAAGTGGATTGGCGTACAAATACGGGATAGGTATTGTAAATAGTCCAGGAACAATAGATGCAGATTACAGGGGAGAAATCAAAATTATCATGATTAACTTTGGCGAGGATGATTTTGTCATAAAAAGAGGGGATAGGATAGCCCAAATGGTTATTAATAAAATCGAACAAATAAAATGGACCCTTGTGGAAGAATTGGAGGATTCAGAGAGAAGCTCCGGGGGTTTTGGACACACAGGATATTAAAAGCCGTATGAACTTTATGTTCATACGGCTTTTAATATCTGGGGAATCCTATTGCTTCCTATGGACTAGCACCAAATACAGTAGCTATTACATAAACTATACTATCGATATCCCCTAAGGATAAATAAAAAATTTGTAAGGTTTTGGCAGGAGGGATTGGATTGAACCTTAAAAGGCTTAAAATTGCCATTATTGGAGGAGACCTACGGCAAATAAAATTAATCAATCTTTTAATAGAAGAAGGAATGGAAGTCCGGGTATTTGGATTAAATGGAATTGATTTTAAGGATAATGTACTCGTTTTTGACACCCTTCATCAAGCACTTGCGGGAGCAGATATGATTATTGGACCTATTCCTTGTTCTTCTGACAATACCACATTATTTTCTAAATATCAGGATTCACCCATAAACTTGGAAAATGTTTTCAAACATATTCCCAAGGGCAAGCTTTTTATGGCAGGAATGATTACTCCTGAAATACAAAAAATCGCAAGATCTTATGACTTTAAAATAGTTGATTTATTAAAAAGAGAAGAATTGTCGATTTTAAATGCCATACCTACAGCAGAAGGAGCCATCCAATGTGCTATGGAAAATAGCGAGATTACAATCCATGGCAGTAGAAGTCTGATACTGGGTTTTGGGAGATGTGGTAAAATACTAGCTCATATACTAAAAGGTATTGGTGCTAATCTCACAGTGGAGGCCAGGAAAGCCGAAGATTTAGCCTATATCAAAAGCTATGGATATCAACCAATGGACCTTAGTCGTTTGGAGGAATTTATAGGTGAATTTGATTTTATTTTTAACACAATTCCTTCTAAGATTTTGGACTTAGAAATGCTTAAAAAAATGAAAAAGGATGTTTTAATAATTGATTTAGCCTCAAAGCCTGGGGGAGTAGATTATGACGGTGCAAAAGAGCTGGGATTAAAGGCTATCCTTGCTTTAGGTTTACCGGGCAAAGTGGCACCGAAAACAGCAGCATTAATTATTCGCGATACCATATTTAACATATATAGCGAGATGGGGGTAGTTAAATGAGTAGTTTAAAAAATGTAAAGATTGGATTTGCATTATGCGGGTCCTACTGTACCTATGCTAAAGTGATACCAGAAATAGAAAATTTAGTTCAGGCAGGGGCGGAAGTGTTTCCGATTATGTCATATAATTCCTATCAAACGGATACAAGATTTGGTGCGGCTAAGGACCATATAGATAGAATTGAAAAAATAACAGGAAAAAGTATAATTAAAACAATTACAGAAGCAGAGCCTTTAGGTCCTGATAATATAGTTGATATATTGATTGTTGCCCCATGTACAGGAAACACCTTGGCAAAACTTGCCAATGCCATAACCGACACCCCTGTATTAATGGCAGCTAAGGCAATTCTTAGAAATAACAAGCCTGTTGTATTGGCTGTAGCTACCAATGATGGCCTAGGGGCTAATATAAGAAATATCGGAATTCTTATGAATAGTAAAAAGATATATTTTGTTCCTATGGGTCAGGATAATTATAAAAAAAAGCCAAACTCTATAGTGGCAGATATGCATTTGATATCAAAATCAATAATAAAAGCCTTGAAAGGCGAACAAATCCAGCCGGTGATTATTGATATGAATAAGTGATAGGTATTTCTATTTGCATCTGAGGTAAAGAATATGGCATAATATTTTTGAATGAACTCCTCTTAAACGACCCATACTAAAAATAAACATTATATTATTAAAGAGGAGAAATTTTATGAACAATGAAACCATACCCAAGGAATGCAATAAGGAACAAGACCCTGTAACTGAATCCATAAAAGAATTTGGTCAGATGCCTTTACCAAAAGATAATGATAGAAATAAACAAAGGATTCACTGTCTCACTATTATAGGTCAAATTGAAGGGCATATCGCCCTACCGCCTCAAAACAAAACAACAAAGTATGAGCATGTGATTCCACAATTGGTGGCAATAAGGGATAATGATGAAATTGACGGGGTAATTTTGGTACTAAACACCGTTGGTGGAGATGTGGAAGCAGGGCTTGCCATTGCAGAGATGATTGCCTCCTTGGGGAAACCAACGGTATCTTTAGTGCTGGGCGGAGGACATTCCATTGGGGTTCCCCTGGCAGTATCCGCAAAATATTCTTTTATAGCCTCCAGTGCCACTATGACCATTCATCCTGTTCGTATGAGTGGTACGGTTATAGGAGTCCCCCAAACCTTTGAATATTTCGATAAA harbors:
- a CDS encoding insulinase family protein, with the translated sequence MFELKKLPNGVTIVAEKLPFVRSIAFGLWVGNGSRHEENYENGISHFIEHMMFKGTKDRTSKEIADEMDSIGGQLNAYTTKEYTCYYFRSLDNHFNQALDILTDMFFNSHFEDKEIKKEKGVILEEINMYEDSAEELVHDLMQEAVWPNNPLGKPILGTHKTIENFDNERLISFYKKRYRPENTVIAVAGNFNYEEMINTIEEKFSHWTFGDKEDNPLMTPKYIPKIISKSKDIEQVHLCLSFPGIPSDSKFVYSLIILNTILGGGMSSRLFQKIREDRGMAYSIYSYPTNYKDTGLFTIYAGMNPLQTLEAIELIMKEIEAIKKEQISIEDLIRTKEQLKSSYIMGLESTSSRMSSIGKSQLLLNRINTPDEIIRRVDEVTMEKNHHVIERVFDFSQISLSLVGKIEHVDIKEIKKICLMH
- a CDS encoding dipicolinate synthase subunit B encodes the protein MSSLKNVKIGFALCGSYCTYAKVIPEIENLVQAGAEVFPIMSYNSYQTDTRFGAAKDHIDRIEKITGKSIIKTITEAEPLGPDNIVDILIVAPCTGNTLAKLANAITDTPVLMAAKAILRNNKPVVLAVATNDGLGANIRNIGILMNSKKIYFVPMGQDNYKKKPNSIVADMHLISKSIIKALKGEQIQPVIIDMNK
- a CDS encoding polyribonucleotide nucleotidyltransferase — encoded protein: MSRTFSTDLAGRKLVVEIGKVAELANGAAIVRYGDTVVLVTATASDKPREGIDFFPLSVDYEERLYAVGKIPGGFIKREGKPTEKAILTSRVIDRPIRPLFPKDYRNDVSVVSTVLSVDQDCSPEIAAMIGSSIVLSISDIPFFGPTGSVNVGYVDGEIVINPTSEQREVSTLSLTVSSTKDKVMMIEAGADEIEDSIMLEAIFRGHEENQKIVKFIEEIQAECGKPKHDYEKHEIPQEIYNAVKALVSGEEMEAAVFTDDKQQRDEQMKALTEKVMAYFMENNPEYEPYINEAIYKYEKETVRKMILKDNKRPDGRSLEEIRSLSAEVDILPRTHGSAIFKRGQTQVLTVTTLGAMGDVQILDGLDALEDTKRYMHHYNFPSYSVGETRPSRGPGRREIGHGALAERALLPVIPSEEEFPYAIRLVSEVLSSNGSTSQASVCGSTLSLMAAGVPIKAPVAGISVGLITGESDDDFVLLTDIQGLEDFFGDMDFKVAGTHKGITAIQMDMKIQGLTKEIIEQSLQQTKRARAYILDEVMLRAIPEPRKSLSSYAPQIVRTNVDPEKISEIIGPRGKTINKIIDETGVKIDIEDDGRIFICGVDSERVKKALSIIEGITKEIEPGEIYLGKVVKIMNFGAFVEVAPGKEGLVHISKLAHEHVKNVEDVVHVGDEILVKVTDIDKQGRINLSRKDTLPKPEKEETKEQTKE
- the dpsA gene encoding dipicolinate synthase subunit DpsA, translated to MNLKRLKIAIIGGDLRQIKLINLLIEEGMEVRVFGLNGIDFKDNVLVFDTLHQALAGADMIIGPIPCSSDNTTLFSKYQDSPINLENVFKHIPKGKLFMAGMITPEIQKIARSYDFKIVDLLKREELSILNAIPTAEGAIQCAMENSEITIHGSRSLILGFGRCGKILAHILKGIGANLTVEARKAEDLAYIKSYGYQPMDLSRLEEFIGEFDFIFNTIPSKILDLEMLKKMKKDVLIIDLASKPGGVDYDGAKELGLKAILALGLPGKVAPKTAALIIRDTIFNIYSEMGVVK
- a CDS encoding translocation-enhancing protein TepA, with protein sequence MNNETIPKECNKEQDPVTESIKEFGQMPLPKDNDRNKQRIHCLTIIGQIEGHIALPPQNKTTKYEHVIPQLVAIRDNDEIDGVILVLNTVGGDVEAGLAIAEMIASLGKPTVSLVLGGGHSIGVPLAVSAKYSFIASSATMTIHPVRMSGTVIGVPQTFEYFDKMQERIVDFVSRKSKISQQRFKELMLDTGKLAKDVGTIVIGEEAVKEKLIDEVGGLDDALKKLYALIEEDKKSKEDKK
- the dut gene encoding dUTP diphosphatase — protein: MSDALKIKIKRLEGAEDIPLPHYMTRESAGMDLYANIEKEITLKKGAIKLIPTGICIQLPRGYEAQIRPRSGLAYKYGIGIVNSPGTIDADYRGEIKIIMINFGEDDFVIKRGDRIAQMVINKIEQIKWTLVEELEDSERSSGGFGHTGY